From one Mya arenaria isolate MELC-2E11 chromosome 4, ASM2691426v1 genomic stretch:
- the LOC128230016 gene encoding cysteine and tyrosine-rich protein 1-like: MEKYGILCLWFITFIEDVLCGQTCYTGLARSEYCTYGCCDDNYDIYDYCCEPYSWIYGVAVVGFVAVVVVVAVVIFFLKKKQNASRRNVHPQNTTATVSVIQPPPYQAQGQMTPAYQQPGGYSAGPNQIYPPPPPVNYGQQDAAYPPKY, translated from the exons ATGGAGAAATATGGGATATTGTGTCTGTGGTTTATAACGTTTATCG AGGATGTGTTATGTGGTCAGACCTGCTACACAGGCTTGGCCAGGTCCGAGTACTGTACCTACGGCTGCTGTGATGATAATTATGACATCTACGACTACTGTTGTGAACCGTACTCGTGGATATATGGCGTCGCTGTCGTAGGTTTTGTAgctgttgttgtcgttgttgcgGTCGTTATATTCTTCCTTAAGAAGAAGCAAAATGCATCCCGAAGAAATGTCCATCCTCAAAACACAACTGCGACAGTTTCAG TTATACAACCTCCCCCATACCAAGCCCAGGGTCAGATGACACCCGCTTACCAGCAGCCCGGGGGATACTCCGCGGGTCCAAATCAGATTTACCCGCCTCCCCCACCAGTCAACTATGGGCAGCAAGACGCAGCCTACCCGCCTAAATACTAA